Below is a window of Rhizobium jaguaris DNA.
CTGGCCGGCAGCATCGTTACCGCCGACGCCTTGCATGGCAGTCGCCGGACGGCGCAAGCCATCCGGGCACGCAGTGGCGATTATGCCCTGATGATCAAAGGCAATCGCGGTCCGCTTCATCGGGCCGCGGCAGCCTTGTTCGCCAATGTCGAGCCGGCTGCCGCCGCAAGCCCGCACACATCCGCCGCGCACGGCCGGGTGGAAGAGCGTCGCGCCTGGGTCCGGGCGGTCCCGGATTGGGCCGAGACCTATCGCTTCGACGGCTTGGTCGCCATGGCCAGGATTGATGCGCGCCGCCTCGTCAACGGGCAGGAAGAACGCCAGACGCGATATGTCGCCCTATCGTGCCTGCTTCATCCCGACGAGGTCCTCAGGGTGGTGCGGGCTCATTGGTCCATCGAAAACAGCCAGCATTGGATTCTCGACGTCGCCTTCGGCGAAGATCGTATCCACACACGAAACGATCACACTGCGCAGAACCTCGCCATCCTCCGCCGTCTCGCCCTCAACCTGCTGCGATCCGATCCAACGAAGGACTCCATCCGCCTCAAAGTCAAAAAGGCGGGATGGAACAACTCCTTCCTCAAATCTCTCCTCGCTCAAATGCGATAGCCCTGCGTGCGGGGAGAGGGGACGACTGCGCAAGGGGCCTGCCGGTCCATGAAATGCGCTGCTACAACGGCCGATTGATCCGCTTATACGTCTCATCCAGCGCTTTCAGCCGTTCTTCATAAGCCCCCTTGATGCAGGCGGCATCCGCGCCACATGCCTGTCGCTTCTTCAGCCAGGCCGTCTGCTCGTCCTGCAACGTCCCGCGCGAGCCCATGGCGAGGAGACCAGAGAGCAGATCGAATGTCGTCACCATCTTCACGTCGGCATCATTAAGCACTCTATGATCGCAGATCGTCTTCTCGTCCGGTTGAAGGTTCTGCGCATCGCAATTGAAGCTCGCAGCCTGGGATGTGTTGGCCGCCGTGAGAGATGTGAGAAGAAAGATTGCCGCAAGGCTGTTTGATCGCATGATTTTGCTCCATTTGCCGGTTTCCGAAGCGAAATGCGCGATCACGTGCTTTTGTTCATCTCATCTGTTTTTCGTACGCGCCGACGACCATGTATGGTTCATGCTTCCGCCCTCTTTTCTTTCTAGCGTCGGGCGCTACAACGTTGTTTCAAGAGCATTAAAAAAGGAAAATTCCATGCAGGTCCTGCTGAAGCGCACCGCCGTTTCGATGATCGCCCTCATCATGACGATGCCGCTTTCCGCTGAGGCGCAGACCGCGAAGTCGGTGCCGCAGAGCCAGATGCAAATGCAGCTTTCATTCGCGCCGCTGGTCAAGCAG
It encodes the following:
- a CDS encoding ISAs1 family transposase; this encodes MRGLQDLFCELPDGRAANARHSLADVLLIAFAAMLCGAESCVDFAAFGRDKQDVLSEFLQLDHGVPSHDTFSRTFRLLEPAAFEVVFRRFMTAFAAALAHAQGDQDERLPVLAIDGKSLRGAVEAAGSTTPLHLVTVWSAEQRLVLGQRLAAGRSEVTAAREIIALLDLAGSIVTADALHGSRRTAQAIRARSGDYALMIKGNRGPLHRAAAALFANVEPAAAASPHTSAAHGRVEERRAWVRAVPDWAETYRFDGLVAMARIDARRLVNGQEERQTRYVALSCLLHPDEVLRVVRAHWSIENSQHWILDVAFGEDRIHTRNDHTAQNLAILRRLALNLLRSDPTKDSIRLKVKKAGWNNSFLKSLLAQMR
- a CDS encoding lysozyme inhibitor LprI family protein, producing the protein MRSNSLAAIFLLTSLTAANTSQAASFNCDAQNLQPDEKTICDHRVLNDADVKMVTTFDLLSGLLAMGSRGTLQDEQTAWLKKRQACGADAACIKGAYEERLKALDETYKRINRPL